In Thiospirochaeta perfilievii, a single window of DNA contains:
- a CDS encoding glycosyltransferase — protein sequence MKKHIIFTGGGTGGHVYPAIAIMKSKKRV from the coding sequence ATGAAAAAACATATAATCTTTACAGGTGGTGGTACAGGAGGACATGTTTATCCTGCCATAGCAATTATGAAATCTAAAAAGAGGGTATGA
- a CDS encoding glycosyltransferase — MKVRPNLIFSKGGYVTVPPIIASKMLKIRSVTHESDFTPGLATRINSKFVDRILVPYNETQKYFKGLIKDKVVVTGNPVREDF; from the coding sequence ATAAAGGTTCGTCCAAACTTAATATTTTCTAAGGGAGGTTATGTTACTGTTCCTCCTATTATAGCTTCAAAAATGTTGAAAATAAGATCAGTTACCCATGAATCGGATTTTACTCCTGGCTTAGCAACTAGAATAAACTCAAAATTTGTAGATAGAATACTTGTACCCTACAATGAAACACAGAAGTATTTTAAGGGTTTGATTAAGGATAAAGTAGTTGTTACTGGAAATCCTGTAAGGGAGGATTTTTAA
- the murG gene encoding undecaprenyldiphospho-muramoylpentapeptide beta-N-acetylglucosaminyltransferase: protein MKKHIIFTGGGTGGHVYPAIAIIENLKKEGYDISWIGSKKGIEYKIVKGLGLKFYSIPSGKLRRYFSFQNFIDIFKIFIGFVASVVILIKVRPNLIFSKGGYVTVPPIIASKMLKIRSVTHESDFTPGLATRINSKFVDRILVPYNETQKYFKGLIKDKVVVTGNPVREDFFNPSMEKGKDIMGFKTNKPTILVLGGSLGAKEINDVVLAAKDDLTEKYNVYHQMGENNYIEIEEDSYKSIPFINNSIADVIKATDLVISRAGAGAIWEFATVGVPSLLIPLTVGTRGDQVFNADYFVNKGISLKLSGSDVNKQNLLNVIDNYFNKTKKEMVGNVSTFKNSNSVDNICRIIKELI, encoded by the coding sequence ATGAAAAAACATATAATCTTTACAGGTGGTGGTACAGGAGGACATGTTTATCCTGCCATAGCAATTATTGAAAATCTAAAAAAAGAGGGGTATGATATATCCTGGATCGGTTCTAAAAAAGGAATTGAATATAAGATAGTTAAAGGCTTAGGTTTGAAATTTTACTCAATCCCTAGTGGTAAGCTTAGAAGATATTTCTCGTTTCAGAATTTCATAGATATTTTTAAGATTTTTATTGGATTTGTAGCCTCGGTTGTTATTTTAATAAAGGTTCGTCCAAACTTAATATTTTCTAAGGGAGGTTATGTTACTGTTCCTCCTATTATAGCTTCAAAAATGTTGAAAATAAGATCAGTTACCCATGAATCGGATTTTACTCCTGGCTTAGCAACTAGAATAAACTCAAAATTTGTAGATAGAATACTTGTACCCTACAATGAAACACAGAAGTATTTTAAGGGTTTGATTAAGGATAAAGTAGTTGTTACTGGAAATCCTGTAAGGGAGGATTTTTTTAATCCTAGTATGGAAAAAGGAAAAGATATAATGGGGTTTAAGACTAATAAACCTACTATTTTAGTACTTGGTGGGAGTCTAGGTGCAAAAGAGATAAATGATGTTGTTTTAGCTGCTAAGGATGATTTAACAGAAAAATATAACGTTTATCATCAAATGGGTGAGAATAATTATATAGAAATAGAAGAGGATAGTTACAAATCTATCCCATTTATTAATAACAGTATAGCTGATGTTATTAAAGCAACGGACTTAGTTATTAGCCGGGCTGGGGCTGGGGCTATATGGGAGTTTGCTACTGTGGGGGTTCCATCCCTTCTAATCCCTTTAACTGTTGGTACTAGGGGGGATCAAGTTTTTAATGCTGATTATTTTGTAAATAAAGGAATATCTTTAAAACTTTCAGGTAGTGATGTTAACAAGCAGAATCTTTTAAATGTAATTGATAATTACTTTAATAAAACAAAAAAAGAGATGGTTGGCAATGTCTCAACTTTTAAAAACAGTAATAGTGTCGATAATATATGTAGAATAATTAAGGAGCTAATATGA
- a CDS encoding two-component system sensor histidine kinase NtrB: MRKFLERAINKVDRMNKAQLSSLLLTLKDELTLKEMVMGSLTQGILVSDHEDRVVYSNKAIDRLLPLRLGDNSELLVWSIIDNDDIYHFVKENLFEHNTVRDKIFVINSENNTLILSISLLPLASKGIIYGNVLIVNDVTESKEREIKLKRAESLASLTTMAAGVAHEIKNPLGSMSIHIQLMNKILNRDNFNKDDFSKYLDIISDEVERLNSIVVDYLFAVRPMNVELVDSDINVVIEELIEFTKYELEESHISVNLKLNKDIPKIYLDVKFIKQAFLNIIKNAIGAMESGGELTITTEEKDNFVQVSIRDNGIGIEESIQDKIFEPHFTTKETGSGLGLTLVYKIVKEHKGDISVSSKVGEGTCFNFVFPGLFEKEKLLLK; this comes from the coding sequence ATGCGTAAGTTTCTAGAAAGGGCTATCAATAAGGTTGATAGAATGAACAAGGCTCAACTATCATCTCTACTTCTTACATTAAAAGATGAGTTAACACTTAAAGAGATGGTTATGGGCTCTTTAACTCAGGGTATCCTAGTTTCAGATCATGAGGATAGAGTAGTCTATTCAAACAAAGCTATTGATAGACTACTTCCCTTAAGATTAGGTGATAATTCAGAACTTTTGGTTTGGTCAATCATAGATAATGATGATATTTATCATTTTGTTAAAGAGAATCTATTTGAACACAACACAGTAAGGGATAAGATATTTGTTATAAATAGTGAAAATAATACATTGATTCTATCTATATCTCTTTTACCCCTAGCAAGTAAGGGTATCATATACGGAAATGTTCTTATAGTTAATGATGTTACAGAGAGTAAAGAGAGGGAGATTAAACTTAAAAGAGCTGAGAGCCTAGCATCTTTAACAACAATGGCAGCTGGAGTAGCCCACGAAATTAAAAACCCATTAGGTTCTATGAGTATACATATCCAGTTGATGAATAAAATCTTAAATAGGGATAATTTTAATAAAGATGATTTCTCAAAGTATCTAGATATTATAAGCGATGAAGTGGAGAGGTTAAATAGTATTGTTGTTGACTATCTCTTTGCTGTAAGACCAATGAATGTGGAGCTGGTTGATTCAGATATAAATGTTGTAATAGAAGAGTTAATTGAATTTACAAAATATGAACTAGAAGAGTCTCATATAAGTGTAAATCTAAAACTTAACAAGGATATACCTAAAATATATCTTGATGTTAAATTTATTAAACAGGCATTTTTGAATATTATTAAAAATGCTATTGGTGCCATGGAGAGTGGTGGAGAGTTAACAATAACCACAGAAGAGAAGGATAATTTTGTCCAAGTCTCTATAAGAGATAACGGTATTGGAATTGAAGAGTCTATACAAGATAAGATCTTTGAACCCCATTTTACTACAAAGGAGACAGGCTCTGGTTTAGGATTAACCCTTGTATATAAAATAGTAAAAGAGCATAAGGGAGATATTTCAGTCTCTTCTAAAGTAGGTGAAGGTACATGTTTTAACTTTGTCTTTCCAGGATTATTTGAAAAAGAAAAATTACTTCTTAAATAG
- a CDS encoding B12-binding domain-containing radical SAM protein: MNIILTTLNARYAHTSIALRYLYANLKEYQRETEILEFTINDNIHEIVEKLLKNSPSVIGIGVYIWNALEVSTIIDIIKKVSPETIVVLGGPEVSHTPYRVDFSKADHIIIGEGENKFYNLIDSIKRGLIIDKSVDNEGVPVLSSLNMPYEFYSDHDIQNRIIYVEASRGCPFKCEFCLSSIDKKVRDFEIEKLLNEFQKLWDRGARNFKFIDRTFNLNIEKSNKVLDFFLGKDDGFLVHFEVIPEFFPKSIKDKITEFKPGTIQLEVGIQTLNEDIAYRINRKMDFEKIEENLRFLEEQTDAHLHVDLIIGLPGESLESFADNLNRLGDMTNCEIQLGVLKKLSGTTLDRHDKTYKMIYSDLPPYEILQNSDIPFLKMQEMKRFTRYWDLAFNSGNFKQTIKKLWIDGDIFSGFYKFSTWIYNRSKTTYQISLNRLSEYLFEYLTEVLDFNKTEIADIMVADITKINGRKLPGFLREFATYIPPINKGGNKDIGKRQARHRD; encoded by the coding sequence ATGAATATAATTTTAACAACACTAAATGCCAGATATGCCCACACATCAATTGCTCTTCGTTACCTCTACGCTAATCTTAAAGAGTACCAAAGGGAGACAGAGATTCTCGAATTTACAATTAACGATAATATCCACGAAATAGTGGAGAAATTACTTAAAAATTCACCTTCAGTTATAGGTATCGGCGTATATATATGGAATGCATTAGAAGTTTCTACAATAATTGACATTATTAAAAAGGTATCACCAGAGACTATAGTAGTCCTAGGAGGACCTGAGGTAAGTCATACACCCTACAGAGTAGACTTTTCTAAAGCGGACCATATTATTATAGGTGAAGGAGAGAATAAGTTCTACAATCTTATAGACAGTATAAAAAGAGGATTAATCATAGATAAAAGCGTTGATAATGAGGGGGTTCCTGTTCTAAGTTCCTTAAACATGCCATATGAGTTCTACAGCGATCATGATATACAAAATAGAATAATTTATGTTGAAGCTTCTAGGGGATGTCCATTTAAATGTGAGTTCTGCTTAAGCTCTATTGATAAAAAAGTAAGGGATTTTGAAATTGAAAAACTACTTAATGAGTTTCAAAAACTTTGGGATAGAGGAGCAAGAAACTTTAAGTTTATAGATAGAACCTTTAACTTGAATATTGAAAAAAGCAATAAGGTATTGGATTTTTTCCTAGGTAAAGATGATGGGTTTTTGGTCCACTTTGAAGTGATACCTGAGTTCTTCCCCAAATCTATAAAGGATAAAATAACAGAGTTTAAACCAGGAACGATTCAACTAGAAGTGGGAATACAAACACTAAATGAGGATATAGCATATAGAATTAATAGAAAAATGGACTTTGAAAAAATTGAAGAGAATTTAAGATTTTTAGAGGAACAAACAGATGCCCATCTACATGTAGATCTAATTATTGGCCTACCTGGTGAGAGTTTAGAGAGCTTTGCAGATAACTTAAATAGACTGGGGGATATGACTAATTGTGAGATACAGTTAGGTGTTTTAAAAAAGCTGTCAGGAACAACTTTGGATAGACATGACAAGACCTATAAAATGATCTATTCTGACCTACCTCCCTATGAAATTTTACAAAATAGTGATATCCCATTTTTAAAAATGCAGGAGATGAAAAGATTTACCAGATACTGGGACCTAGCATTTAATAGCGGAAATTTTAAACAGACTATAAAAAAATTATGGATAGATGGAGATATCTTTTCTGGATTTTATAAGTTCTCAACATGGATTTATAACAGAAGTAAAACAACTTATCAGATATCTTTAAACAGACTCTCTGAGTACTTATTTGAGTATTTGACTGAAGTATTAGATTTTAATAAAACAGAGATTGCGGATATAATGGTTGCTGATATAACTAAGATAAATGGTAGAAAACTCCCTGGGTTTTTACGGGAGTTTGCTACGTACATACCACCTATTAACAAAGGTGGAAATAAAGATATTGGAAAAAGGCAGGCTAGACACAGGGATTAA
- a CDS encoding S1C family serine protease codes for MNISKKALKSIILSIIILTLLLVLSGVVEASYKKKLLGNLARDITALNSFQFTDRESTVKSIANRSELSPEELNNMDIYKTLNRAVVNITTKTLSYNWAFEVVPKDSGTGSGSIISQDGYILTNYHIIENVYEVFVTLYDGSEYEGRVVGTDIENDLTVIKFDPKGKELTVIPFGISNDLAIGQKVLAIGNPFGFDRTLTTGVISGTGRPLHNNSGYLMLDMIQTDASINPGNSGGPLLDSTGKMIGVNTMIYSKSGGSDGIGFALPIDSAKRSVNEIITYGEVRRGWIDIDPIELTPALVRYANLKTEKGILISSVIKGGNAWDAGLKGGDKRDAIRYKNSVKYLGGDIITSLNGYKLETISDLFTALQDTKPGESVSLKYIRGNRLIETKIKLSTRKK; via the coding sequence ATGAATATTAGTAAAAAAGCCCTTAAGAGTATAATACTCTCAATTATTATTCTAACCCTATTATTAGTCTTATCTGGAGTAGTAGAGGCATCTTATAAAAAGAAGCTTTTAGGTAATTTAGCCAGGGACATTACAGCTTTAAACAGTTTTCAGTTTACAGATAGGGAGAGTACTGTAAAAAGTATAGCCAATAGAAGTGAGCTCTCACCTGAAGAGTTAAATAACATGGATATCTATAAAACACTAAATAGAGCTGTAGTAAATATTACAACAAAAACCCTTTCCTACAATTGGGCCTTTGAAGTAGTACCAAAGGATAGTGGAACAGGTTCAGGATCAATTATAAGTCAAGATGGATATATTTTAACAAACTATCACATAATAGAGAACGTATATGAAGTATTTGTAACCCTCTATGATGGATCTGAATATGAAGGAAGGGTTGTTGGTACAGATATTGAAAATGATTTAACAGTTATAAAGTTTGATCCAAAGGGGAAAGAGTTAACAGTTATACCCTTTGGTATCTCAAATGATTTAGCCATAGGTCAAAAGGTTTTAGCCATTGGAAATCCATTTGGATTTGATAGAACCCTTACAACCGGGGTTATATCAGGTACCGGTAGGCCTCTACACAATAACTCAGGTTATTTAATGTTAGATATGATACAAACTGATGCATCAATAAATCCTGGAAACTCAGGTGGTCCACTACTAGACTCCACAGGAAAAATGATCGGGGTTAATACAATGATCTACTCTAAAAGTGGAGGTTCAGATGGAATTGGTTTTGCACTACCAATAGATAGTGCAAAACGATCAGTTAATGAGATAATTACCTATGGGGAAGTTCGTAGAGGGTGGATCGATATTGATCCCATAGAGTTAACCCCAGCCCTTGTTAGATATGCAAACCTAAAGACAGAAAAGGGTATTCTTATTTCTAGTGTAATAAAAGGTGGTAATGCCTGGGATGCTGGGCTTAAAGGTGGTGATAAAAGAGATGCTATCCGTTATAAAAATAGTGTAAAATATTTAGGTGGAGATATTATTACATCATTAAATGGTTATAAACTAGAAACAATTTCAGATTTATTTACAGCATTACAGGATACAAAACCAGGAGAATCTGTTAGTCTTAAATATATCAGAGGTAATAGACTGATAGAAACTAAGATTAAATTATCAACACGGAAGAAATAG
- a CDS encoding CvpA family protein: MSFKLIDIIFIIIILLMGFGGLKKGFFTQIVTILGLIIGLFFAYFFSDDLSPYISKVIGERPSNTLLSFILIFLVSILISMLINKILKHSLEEIGAGGLDKVLGLFFGFIQGFFICIIVTLLLTVQPLFDPSPIFNNSVLGSLIVSILPQIESLLPSTQSFIESIGTEV; encoded by the coding sequence ATGAGTTTTAAGTTAATAGATATTATATTTATTATAATTATTTTACTAATGGGGTTTGGTGGACTAAAAAAGGGTTTTTTTACCCAGATAGTTACAATTTTAGGTTTAATAATAGGTCTCTTTTTTGCATATTTCTTTAGTGATGATCTCTCCCCATATATCTCAAAGGTAATTGGGGAGAGGCCAAGTAATACTCTTTTATCATTTATACTGATATTTTTAGTCTCTATTTTGATCTCTATGTTAATCAATAAGATTCTAAAACACTCCCTTGAAGAGATAGGGGCTGGTGGATTGGACAAAGTTCTAGGTCTTTTTTTTGGGTTTATCCAGGGTTTTTTTATATGTATTATTGTAACTCTACTATTAACTGTTCAACCGTTATTTGACCCAAGTCCAATTTTTAATAATAGTGTATTAGGCAGCTTAATTGTCTCTATTTTACCTCAAATTGAGAGCCTTCTACCATCAACTCAATCTTTTATCGAGAGTATAGGAACAGAAGTTTAG